In Polaribacter pacificus, the genomic window CAACCAAACACCTCGATATGCTCAACCGGGAATGGACGGTGCAGACGGATGGTTTTTACTAGAATTAAAATTATTAGCAGACGTAGGTTTAGTTGGATTCCCGAATGCAGGAAAATCTACCTTACTATCTGTGATAACTTCTGCAAAACCAAAAATTGCCGATTATGCTTTTACAACGCTAAAACCCAATTTAGGCATCGTAGAGTATCGTGATTTTAAAAGTTTTGTGATTGCTGATATCCCTGGAATTATTGAAGGAGCTGCAGAAGGAAAAGGCCTTGGGCATCGATTCTTAAGACATATAGAACGTAATTCTACGCTATTATTTTTGATTCCTGCTGACAGTGAAGACATCTTAAAAGAATATAAAATTTTATTGAACGAGCTTCGTACGCACAATCCAGAATTGTTAGATAAGAACCGTTTATTGGCCATTTCTAAAGATGATATGTTAGATGATGAGCTAAGAGCAGAGATTACAAAAGAACTGCCTAAAGAAATACCTCATATTTTCTTTTCTTCAATTGCTCAAACTGGACTTACAGAATTAAAAGATCAGTTGTGGAAAATGCTAAACGAATAGTAAAATAAATTTTAAAGAATTAAGAAGACTTTCCAATATGGGAAGTCTTTTTATTTTACGGAAATCTCAATGGGCAATTGATAATTTGTGGCTACAGGAATACCTCTTTTGATGGCTGGAAATAGGGTTGGTAAACTCATTAAACTCACATTAATCAAACTGTCTATAACAGGAATTGCTTTTCTAAGCTGATCCGTTGCACTAATACTCTTTAGCGTTGCTTTCCCTTTGTTATCAATTGCTATATGCACCTGAATAACCTCTTCTATAGGTTGATGAACACTGATTTTTTGACTAGAAAGACTTTTAAAAAGGT contains:
- the obgE gene encoding GTPase ObgE; protein product: MTEGNFVDYIKVFASSGKGGSGSMHLHREKFITKGGPDGGDGGRGGHVIIRGDKNMWTLFHLKFKRHFRADHGGSGSKSRSTGHDGNDVYVNVPLGTIIRDSETNEILFEITKDQEEVVLLRGGKGGLGNWHFKSSTNQTPRYAQPGMDGADGWFLLELKLLADVGLVGFPNAGKSTLLSVITSAKPKIADYAFTTLKPNLGIVEYRDFKSFVIADIPGIIEGAAEGKGLGHRFLRHIERNSTLLFLIPADSEDILKEYKILLNELRTHNPELLDKNRLLAISKDDMLDDELRAEITKELPKEIPHIFFSSIAQTGLTELKDQLWKMLNE